From one Triticum aestivum cultivar Chinese Spring chromosome 4B, IWGSC CS RefSeq v2.1, whole genome shotgun sequence genomic stretch:
- the LOC123094637 gene encoding protein GL2-INTERACTING REPRESSOR 2-like gives MSSGNNGGTNGGLELSLNQSPPPPLAAAERMEVDGGHVEDDDDYSNGSSSPSSCVSSDDSHAGWEPSPMVIGACERCLLYCMVTKEEYPICINCKQPFLVDVLPAGDDKKHDKRQ, from the coding sequence ATGAGCAGCGGCAACAATGGCGGGACGAACGGGGGGCTGGAGCTCAGCCTGAACCAATCGCCTCCGCCGCCCCTGGCCGCAGCGGAGAGGATGGAGGTGGACGGCGGTCATGTTGAAGATGACGACGACTACAGCAACGGCTCGTCATCGCCTAGCTCGTGTGTGTCGTCGGATGATAGCCATGCCGGCTGGGAGCCGTCGCCTATGGTGATCGGAGCGTGCGAGCGGTGCCTCTTGTACTGCATGGTGACCAAGGAGGAGTACCCCATCTGCATCAACTGCAAGCAGCCCTTCCTTGTGGACGTCCTCCCTGCCGGCGACGACAAGAAGCATGACAAGCGCCAGTAA